The following nucleotide sequence is from Trifolium pratense cultivar HEN17-A07 linkage group LG2, ARS_RC_1.1, whole genome shotgun sequence.
ACTGAGAAGTATCATATCCTCAAAATACTGAGCTCGTGTATATCCGTTCCTGCATTAGAACCAATTGAAACTTTTACTCAAACTGGTTCTCCTCTTACATTAGACCACTGCCAATCATTTCATGTAAAAGTTTCAATGCCTTATCATTCTCATCATTTTCAAAGAGAGCACGGATAATTATTTCATAAGTTATAGCATTAGGAACACTGCCATTGTCTTCCATTTTTAACAGTAGGGACTCAGCATCATCAAACAAACCCTCAGAACAAAGACCATGGATCATAATATTATATGTGGGGACTGTAACATTGTAGCCTTTAATCAAAAGATCATTAAAAATCACTTGTGCGTCCAGAAATCTCCCTTGTTTGCAAAGTCCATCCATGAGTATATTGTATGTGTGCATATCTGGTTGAATGCCtttgtctttaattttcttGACCAATGCAATTGCCTTATCAACATGATGGTTTTTACATAAAGCATGTAATAAAGAACTATAAGTGATCACATTGGCAGGTTGACCCCTATCTTGCATCTCAACAAGAAGCTCCCAAGCATGAGAGATTCTCCCTGATTTGCACAAACCATCAATTAGAGAACTGTAAGTTACTGTATCAGGAATAATCTTATTGTTTTGCATTTCTTTGAAGAGATTCATGGCTTCAtccatcattttaattttacacAGCCCATTAATCACGACACTATAGCAATTAACATTGGGCATCACTCCTCTTTGGGCAATACTGTTGAATATAACTTTGGCCTTATTCACTTCATTGATTAGGCAATACCCATCCATTAATGAACTGTATGTAGCAACATCAGGTTCCACGCCTGCTTTCATCATCACAGCTAATACATTTTTAGCTTCTTTCACCTTCCCTTCTTTGCATAGAGCATCAACCAGTGTAGTAAAAGTATAAACATCTGGGTTGATGTTTTTCAATGGCATTTCATGGAACAAATCAAATGCTTCTTTCAATTGACCAACAATGCAAAATCCATATATTAGAGAAGTGTAAGTGAAAACATTAGGAGAAATATTCTTTGCCATCATTTCAGAATATAAATCGTAAGCATCTCTTATAAGCTTATCTTTACACAGGCTGTCAATAATTGTGGTGTATATTACCACATTAGGCTTGACCAATTTCCCTTCAATTTGTCTTAGAACTTGCAAGGCGGCTCTTGTTTCCCCAATTTTACAGAGTCCATTGATCAAGGTCCCGTAGCTAACTTGATCGAGGTGAAATCCATGTGCAAGCACATGGTCGTGAAAATGCAGAGCTTCTTTCACCTTATCGTTGAAACACAGACCTTTGATAAGAGTATTTAAGGTTATGACATTGGGTTGATAACCCAACTTGAGAATCTTAGCTAATATAGAAAAGGCAAAAGACATTTGACGAAGGTGGCAGTAACAATTGATCAATATATTGAAAGTAACAACATTAGGCATAATTCCATTGAATTGTAATTGGTTAGAAAGGGAAATAGCAGTGGGGTAATGTTTCGTCTTAACAAGATAAGTTAAAATCTTGTTAAATTGTACGATGGATGGGGTTGGATTCATACGAAGCATGCGGTTGAATGAGGAAATAGCATCATcagcattattattattaacatgaAATGGAGAGTGAGAGTAAAATCGCCTTAAGTAAgaaatggaagaagaagaagaagaagatcgaAAGGTGAACCTTAAGAATGACATTTGAGCGATGATGGAGAGGAACAAACGGAGCTTCAATTTAGGGTTTCCTTtgttattatatagttttgggaatataaatgtaaaaatgagacattaaatgtaacaaaaaaaaaaatgagacatTAAATGAGtccaaatatcatttatacacccaaaaaaatttaaaaactatgataatgaaagaaatagaaataatagaaaatggagaggatccgaACTGGTACTATCCTAGCATTTATAAATtgttgaaaaatagaaaaaataattagaaaagcTAATGTATATTAGAAAATTCAAAGAGAGTATCTTTAAAGGATTAATCTAGCAATAAAAAGATATAAGTCTTGAATTCGAGAGGTTCTGATTTCAAGCTCCACTAGTGTTTTTAGAGGGAGGTaaatatgtaaatatttttgtaaGCATTTTTAAGCCTTAGATATTTCCTACTTTGTACTTGGACACTATCCCCCAATGGCGGAGCTAGACTAAATTGTTGGGGAGGGCTGCAATGgagcatgaattttttttttcttctatcatgggcta
It contains:
- the LOC123909996 gene encoding pentatricopeptide repeat-containing protein At1g62670, mitochondrial-like isoform X1, translating into MSFLRFTFRSSSSSSSISYLRRFYSHSPFHVNNNNADDAISSFNRMLRMNPTPSIVQFNKILTYLVKTKHYPTAISLSNQLQFNGIMPNVVTFNILINCYCHLRQMSFAFSILAKILKLGYQPNVITLNTLIKGLCFNDKVKEALHFHDHVLAHGFHLDQVSYGTLINGLCKIGETRAALQVLRQIEGKLVKPNVVIYTTIIDSLCKDKLIRDAYDLYSEMMAKNISPNVFTYTSLIYGFCIVGQLKEAFDLFHEMPLKNINPDVYTFTTLVDALCKEGKVKEAKNVLAVMMKAGVEPDVATYSSLMDGYCLINEVNKAKVIFNSIAQRGVMPNVNCYSVVINGLCKIKMMDEAMNLFKEMQNNKIIPDTVTYSSLIDGLCKSGRISHAWELLVEMQDRGQPANVITYSSLLHALCKNHHVDKAIALVKKIKDKGIQPDMHTYNILMDGLCKQGRFLDAQVIFNDLLIKGYNVTVPTYNIMIHGLCSEGLFDDAESLLLKMEDNGSVPNAITYEIIIRALFENDENDKALKLLHEMIGSGLM